In one Solanum dulcamara chromosome 1, daSolDulc1.2, whole genome shotgun sequence genomic region, the following are encoded:
- the LOC129898123 gene encoding protein DETOXIFICATION 27-like, which translates to MSSNGKLMDENKVPLLDYVSTNNNYLEQNDQRFGRRFCIESKKLWHIVGPAIFSRIASYSMFVITQAFAGHLGNLELAAMSIASNVVLGFDFGLMLGMASALETLCGQAFGAKKYYMLGVYLQRSWIVLFLCCIIMLPIFCFATPILLFLGQPKDVAELSGVVVLAFIPLHFSFAFQFPLQRFLQSQLKNNVIAWANFVAFIVHVLISWLVVYKFQLGIIGTTLTLNFSWWLICLVLFCYSTCGGCPLSWKGFSMEAFSGLWDFFKLSASSGVMLCLENWYYRVLIVMTGNLENAEIALDALSICMNINGWELMIPLGFFAGTGVRVANELGAGNGRGAKFATAVAVMQSIVIGLFFWILIIFFHNELALIFSTSKPVLEAVHKLAILLAFTVLLNSVQPILSGVAVGSGWQSYVAYINLGCYYLLGVPMGFIMGWGFHYGVMGIWAGMIFGGTAVQTLILAIITIRCDWNKEAEKASMHVRKWDNVGHVTS; encoded by the exons ATGTCTAGCAATGGGAAATTAATGGATGAAAATAAGGTACCCTTATTAGATTATGTTTCcacaaataataattatttagaaCAAAATGATCAAAGATTTGGAAGAAGATTTTGTATAGAATCAAAGAAGCTATGGCACATAGTTGGGCCAGCCATCTTTAGTAGAATAGCCTCTTATTCAATGTTTGTAATCACTCAAGCTTTTGCTGGCCATCTTggtaatcttgaacttgctgcTATGTCCATTGCTAGTAATGTTGTTCTCGGCTTCGATTTTGGACTCATG CTAGGAATGGCAAGTGCATTGGAAACACTATGTGGACAAGCATTTGGTGCCAAGAAATACTACATGTTAGGGGTATATTTGCAACGTTCATGGATAGTACTCTTCTTATGTTGCATCATAATGTTGCCAATATTTTGCTTTGCAACACCAATCTTGCTATTTTTAGGCCAACCAAAGGATGTGGCAGAGCTCTCTGGAGTTGTAGTTTTAGCCTTTATCCCATTGCACTTTTCCTTTGCATTTCAATTCCCATTGCAAAGGTTCTTGCAAAGCCAATTGAAAAACAATGTGATTGCTTGGGCTAATTTTGTGGCTTTCATTGTCCATGTGTTGATAAGTTGGCTAGTTGTGTACAAGTTTCAGTTGGGAATTATTGGGACAACACTTACTTTGAATTTCTCTTGGTGGTTGATATGTTTGGTGCTATTTTGTTATTCTACTTGTGGTGGATGTCCACTTTCTTGGAAAGGTTTTAGTATGGAGGCCTTTTCTGGACTTTGGGACTTCTTCAAGCTTTCTGCTTCTTCTGGAGTCATGCTATG CTTGGAGAACTGGTACTACAGGGTGCTAATTGTGATGACTGGTAATTTGGAGAATGCTGAAATTGCTTTGGATGCTTTATCAATCTG CATGAATATCAATGGCTGGGAATTGATGATTCCTCTTGGATTCTTTGCTGGAACTGG AGTAAGGGTAGCAAATGAGTTGGGTGCTGGAAATGGAAGAGGAGCAAAATTTGCAACAGCAGTAGCAGTAATGCAATCAATAGTGATTGGATTATTCTTCTGgattttgataatatttttccACAATGAACTTGCCCTAATTTTCTCAACAAGCAAACCTGTTCTTGAAGCTGTTCATAAACTAGCTATTCTCTTAGCTTTCACTGTTCTCCTCAACAGTGTCCAGCCCATTCTCTCAG GGGTTGCTGTTGGATCTGGATGGCAATCATATGTTGCATACATAAATTTGGGCTGCTATTATTTACTAGGCGTCCCTATGGGCTTTATTATGGGCTGGGGTTTCCACTACGGCGTCATG gGAATATGGGCTGGAATGATCTTTGGTGGAACTGCAGTTCAGACTTTGATATTGGCTATAATCACAATTAGATGTGATTGGAATAAAGAG GCAGAGAAGGCTTCAATGCATGTAAGGAAATGGGACAATGTTGGTCACGTGACTTCATAG
- the LOC129886082 gene encoding putative clathrin assembly protein At4g40080, protein MGKKITTLRDLIGTIKDKASQSKAAFISKPSSFSLHLAVLRATTHAPSSPPDDHHISALLALGDSSRATASSLIVIIMDRLHRTGDSTVALKCLLIIHQIIKRGPFILQDQLSVFPATGGRNYLKLSAFRDGATASRFTISAWIRFYSRYIETLLYTSRILGYFLSSSSSSYNTGEKISTFLNSDLIRDVDSLVQLIEETIKLPDSLLLDGNKLLYEVIGLLSSDYLSTVNELLIRLSEFKERLSCLSFGDSVELSFIFKRLEGCEERLSVLFSVKKPSTELLWSSVTELSLKIDDLKVDLSGRKLLTFEKSSESARFNNRVVKFGNSVQFSSGRYEMNNLPLMIVE, encoded by the coding sequence ATGGGGAAAAAAATAACAACTCTCAGAGACCTCATCGGCACCATTAAAGACAAAGCTTCACAATCCAAAGCCGCTTTCATCTCTAAACCAAGCAGCTTCTCCCTCCACCTCGCCGTCCTCCGTGCCACCACTCACGCGCCGTCATCACCACCAGACGACCACCATATCTCCGCTCTACTTGCCCTCGGAGACAGCTCACGCGCCACAGCTTCCTCACTTATCGTCATCATAATGGACCGACTTCACCGCACCGGCGATTCAACCGTCGCACTCAAATGCCTTTTAATCATCCATCAAATAATCAAACGGGGACCGTTCATACTACAAGATCAACTCTCCGTCTTCCCGGCTACCGGCGGACGTAACTACCTCAAACTCTCCGCCTTCCGCGACGGCGCTACCGCATCCAGATTTACAATCTCCGCATGGATCCGATTTTACTCTAGATACATCGAAACCCTACTCTACACCTCGAGAATTTTGGGctattttctctcttcttcttcgtcttcGTATAACACAGGCGAAAAGATCTCCACCTTCTTAAACTCAGATTTAATCAGAGACGTCGATTCGCTGGTTCAATTAATCGAAGAAACGATCAAATTGCCCGATTCACTTCTACTCGACGGCAACAAATTGCTCTACGAAGTCATCGGATTACTGAGTTCCGATTACTTATCGACGGTGAACGAGTTGTTAATACGACTCAGTGAGTTCAAGGAACGACTCAGTTGTCTGAGTTTCGGTGACTCGGTCgagttgagttttatttttaagagatTAGAAGGATGTGAAGAGAGATTATCGGTTTTATTTTCAGTTAAAAAGCCATCAACTGAGTTATTATGGAGTTCCGTAACCGAGTTGAGCTtgaaaattgatgatttgaagGTCGATTTATCGGGTCGTAAGTTACTAACGTTCGAAAAATCGAGCGAGTCAGCTCGGTTTAACAACCGAGTTGTAAAATTTGGTAACTCAGTTCAGTTTTCGTCAGGGAGGTATGAGATGAATAATTTACCTCTAATGATTGTTGAATGA